The following DNA comes from Streptomyces globosus.
TGGGGTGATCGGGTTGCGCGGCGTACTCGCCCTGCGGCGCGAGGCGCGCGGGGAGCGGCCGGAATGAGCGCGGCCCTGGCCGTCGCGGCCGTCCTGCTGGTCCTGTCCGTGCTGGCACTGGTCCACCGGTGGCTGTGGGTCCGCCTGGTGCGCGACACGACGCGTCCGGGCGGGGCGGCCCGCCGGGTGGGCACCGTGCTCGCCTTCACCCTGCCGCTCCTCTCCCTGGCCGCCCTCACCGCGGGGCGCGCCGGTGCGCCCTTCCCCGTCCAACAGGCGGTGGCCTGGCCGGGTTACCTCTGGCTGGCCGTCCTGCTGTACCTGAGCATGGCCGTCCTCGTGACGGAGCCGGTGCGCGCGGTCCTGCTCCGGCGCGGCTCCGGCCGCGGCGCGGCCGCGCGGCCGGAGCCCCGGACCGAGGACCCGCAGCCGGACCTGCAGCCCCGGCCGGAGCCGCAGCCCGCGTCCGCCGGCGCGGCGGCCTCCGCCGCGGCGCCTTCGCGGCCGGCTCCGGCGGGCGGGCCGCCCCCGGAGCGCCCGCGAGACCCGGCGCAGCCCGCCGCCGGTACGGCCCCCGGGGCCGGAGCCGCTCCCGCCGCCGACCCGGACGCGGGGGCGGAGGCCGCCGGCCTGAGCCGGCGGGTGTTCGTCGCCCGCGCCCTCGCCGGCGCCGCGGCCGCCGCCGCGGCGGGGACCGTCGGGTACGGGACGTACGGGGTGCTGCGCGGGCCGAGCGTGAAGCGGGTGCGGGTGCCGCTGGCCAAGCTGCCCCGCGCGGCGCACGGCTTCCGGATAGCCGTCGTCAGCGACGTCCACATCGGCCCGGTCCTGGGCCGGGCGCACACCGCCCGCGTCGTCGAGGCCGTCAACGGCACCCAGCCCGACCTGATCGCGATCGTCGGCGACCTCGTCGACGGGGACGTGGCCGACCTCGGTCCCGCGGCCGAGCCGCTCGCCCGGCTCCGCGCCCGGCACGGCGCCTTCTTCGTCACCGGCAACCACGAGTACTTCTCCGGCGCGCAGCAGTGGATCGACCACGTCCGCGAACTGGGCGTGACCCCGCTGGAGAACGCGCGCCGCATGCTGCCGTACTTCGACCTGGCGGGCGTCAACGACGTCCAGGGGGAGCGGGAGGGCGCCGGCCCGGACTTCCGTGCCGCCCTCGGGGACCGCGACCGCGGGCGCGCAGCCGTCCTGATGGCCCACCAGCCGGTCGTGATCCACGAAGCGGTCCGGCACGGGGTCGACCTCCAGCTGTCGGGCCACACGCACGGCGGCCAGCTCTGGCCGGGCGAGTACCTGGCCGACCTCGCGAACCCGACCGTGGCCGGCCTGGAGCGCTACGGCGACACCCAGCTGTACGTGTCGCGGGGCGCGGGCGCCTGGGGCCCGCCGGTCCGGGTCGGCGCCCCGTCCGACATCACGGTCGTCGAACTGGCCTCGTACCAGGCCTGACCCCGCGCCCCCGCAGGGCCCCGCCGCCCGCCCGCTCCGGCCGCATCAGGGGGCGAGGCGGCGTTCGAGGCCGTCGAGGATGAGGTCCAGCCCGTAGTCGAACTCGGCGCCGTGGTCGTAGCCGGGCTGCATGACGTGCTCCCGGGCGAACTCCGCGAGATGCGGGTACGCCTGCGCGGGGAACTGCCCGAGGAAGTCCGCGACGGCCCCTTCCACCTCCCCGGGCTCGAACGGCAGGGCCGCCTCGGTCAGTGCGAAGCCGTAGACGTAGCTGTCCAGCAGCGAGAACGCGTGCGCGGCGAGCGCGAAGGGGAAGCCGCCCCGCCGCAGCGTGGCGATCACCGCGTCGTGGTGGCGCAGGGTGGCCGGGCCGGGGTGGGACCGCGAGTCCATGACCGCGGTCGCCCAGGGGTGGCGGCGCAGTACGGCGCGGGCCGAGTGGGCGCGGTGGTGCAGCGCGCTGCGCCAGTCCGCGTCGGCGGGCGGCAGGTCGATCTCGGCGAAGACGGCGTCGACGATGCCGTCGACGATCGCCTCCTTGTTCGGCACATGGTGGTACAGCGACATCGGCCTGACGCCGAGCTCCTGCGCCAGGGACCTGATCGTCAGGGCGGCGATGCCGCCCTCGTCCGCGACGCGGACCGCCGCGGCGAGCACCCGCTCCCGGGTGAGCGGAGCGTGCTTGGCCATCTCGCCTTCCGTGGGCAACTCGTGGGTTGACTGCTGCCCGAAGGGTACCGTACTAAGTAAGTCGTACTTAGTACGGGAGAGAGGCGGACGGCATGGAACCCACCGGACGGGCGGCAGCGGCCCCCACGCGGGCCGGAGTGATGAAGGCGGTCGTCCAGGAGGGCTACGGGCCCCCCGAGGTGCTGCGCCTGGCCGAGGTGCCCCGGCCGTCGCCCGGGAAGGGCGAGGTGCTGCTGCGGGTCCGCGCGGCCGGGGTCGACCGGGGCATCTGGCACCTCATGGCCGGCCTGCCCTACGTGGTGCGGCCGGTCCTCGGGCTGCGACGGCCGCGGAACCCGGCCGTCGGGCAGGACGTCGCGGGCACCGTCGAGGACGCGGGTCCCGGGGTGACGGCGTTCGCGCCCGGCGACGAGGTCTGGGGCGTTGCGTCCGGCTCCTTCGCCGAGTACGCGGTGGCCCGCGCCGACCGGATCTGCCGCAAGCCGGCCCGGCTGGGCTTCGAGGAGGCGGGCGTGCTGGCGGTGTCCGGGCTCACGGCGCTCCAGGGCCTGCGGGACGCGGGACGGGTCCGGCCGGGGCAGCACGTCCTGGTGGTCGGGGCCTCGGGGGGCGTCGGGACGTACGCCGTGCAGGTGGCCAAGGCGCTGGGCGCCG
Coding sequences within:
- a CDS encoding NAD(P)-dependent alcohol dehydrogenase; translated protein: MEPTGRAAAAPTRAGVMKAVVQEGYGPPEVLRLAEVPRPSPGKGEVLLRVRAAGVDRGIWHLMAGLPYVVRPVLGLRRPRNPAVGQDVAGTVEDAGPGVTAFAPGDEVWGVASGSFAEYAVARADRICRKPARLGFEEAGVLAVSGLTALQGLRDAGRVRPGQHVLVVGASGGVGTYAVQVAKALGAEVTGVCSTAKADLVRAVGADHVVDYTRTDFAAAGRRYDVVLDIGGSSRLSRLRAVLAPRGTLVIAGGEDAGDWLGLRRQFAALALAPFVRQRLAVFVAKTRRADLEALADLVEAGRLTPVVGARFALADVPEALRLLAAGGVRGKAAVVVGEEGRA
- a CDS encoding metallophosphoesterase, coding for MSAALAVAAVLLVLSVLALVHRWLWVRLVRDTTRPGGAARRVGTVLAFTLPLLSLAALTAGRAGAPFPVQQAVAWPGYLWLAVLLYLSMAVLVTEPVRAVLLRRGSGRGAAARPEPRTEDPQPDLQPRPEPQPASAGAAASAAAPSRPAPAGGPPPERPRDPAQPAAGTAPGAGAAPAADPDAGAEAAGLSRRVFVARALAGAAAAAAAGTVGYGTYGVLRGPSVKRVRVPLAKLPRAAHGFRIAVVSDVHIGPVLGRAHTARVVEAVNGTQPDLIAIVGDLVDGDVADLGPAAEPLARLRARHGAFFVTGNHEYFSGAQQWIDHVRELGVTPLENARRMLPYFDLAGVNDVQGEREGAGPDFRAALGDRDRGRAAVLMAHQPVVIHEAVRHGVDLQLSGHTHGGQLWPGEYLADLANPTVAGLERYGDTQLYVSRGAGAWGPPVRVGAPSDITVVELASYQA
- a CDS encoding TetR/AcrR family transcriptional regulator yields the protein MAKHAPLTRERVLAAAVRVADEGGIAALTIRSLAQELGVRPMSLYHHVPNKEAIVDGIVDAVFAEIDLPPADADWRSALHHRAHSARAVLRRHPWATAVMDSRSHPGPATLRHHDAVIATLRRGGFPFALAAHAFSLLDSYVYGFALTEAALPFEPGEVEGAVADFLGQFPAQAYPHLAEFAREHVMQPGYDHGAEFDYGLDLILDGLERRLAP